Proteins co-encoded in one Candidatus Latescibacterota bacterium genomic window:
- a CDS encoding glycosyltransferase family 39 protein yields MREGKTGGSILGFLNRCSGRIKEWAQGDWDILLVILLLGTAVRVYLALSGQVQQGVSETWTISGLSSITPKGALDTLTPPLYPVIVHISKILAGRSHPIGLFLIQAVLSSISIALVYDAGRKMFCRRTGLVAAAVIAIYPNLILSSLRIRPDSVLVFLILLIMALSVSRIRENIKACGLAVIMGLSIMLTPIAIFIVPGVVFSTRRRILFLIVLAVTLAPWAVRNSTRINRMVPVYDRAAYSVSFDKYSLGTAGPNRDRWKPLHRIYIEIETLFGRSWNELTNEEPQNQGLRNSNYMMTWSYILVLFLGLAGMIRHFGRRHLAAGLPVIGYIVLLIFITDFQMGDRILLEPLLIIFLAALFAYRLPGDGKDSEAGSGKEQKPEKAPGPKKEPGPAQDRP; encoded by the coding sequence ATGCGGGAAGGAAAGACAGGGGGATCGATCCTTGGATTCCTCAACAGGTGTTCCGGGCGAATAAAAGAATGGGCACAGGGTGACTGGGATATCCTCCTGGTGATACTTCTGCTGGGAACTGCTGTGAGAGTATATCTTGCCCTGTCGGGCCAGGTTCAGCAGGGAGTGAGTGAGACCTGGACAATATCCGGCCTGTCCTCCATTACACCAAAAGGGGCCCTCGACACTCTGACACCTCCCCTGTATCCTGTCATCGTACACATTTCAAAGATCCTCGCAGGACGATCCCATCCCATAGGGTTGTTCCTGATTCAGGCTGTACTCTCATCCATCTCGATCGCCCTCGTGTACGATGCCGGACGGAAAATGTTCTGCAGACGGACAGGACTCGTAGCGGCTGCTGTAATCGCAATCTATCCCAACCTCATCCTTTCCAGCCTGAGGATCAGGCCGGACTCGGTACTTGTCTTCCTTATTCTCTTGATAATGGCCCTTTCTGTGTCCAGGATACGGGAAAACATTAAAGCCTGTGGATTGGCTGTCATAATGGGATTGTCAATAATGCTGACTCCGATAGCGATATTTATCGTTCCCGGAGTGGTCTTCTCAACCCGAAGAAGGATCCTCTTCCTTATTGTACTGGCAGTGACTCTTGCACCCTGGGCGGTCCGTAATTCTACCCGTATAAACAGGATGGTCCCGGTTTACGACCGGGCTGCATACTCTGTCTCATTCGATAAGTACAGCCTCGGGACCGCAGGTCCCAACAGGGACAGGTGGAAACCATTGCACCGCATCTACATCGAAATAGAGACATTATTCGGAAGAAGCTGGAACGAGCTCACGAACGAAGAACCTCAGAATCAAGGACTCAGAAACAGTAACTACATGATGACCTGGTCATACATCCTGGTTCTTTTCCTGGGACTTGCCGGAATGATCAGGCACTTCGGCAGAAGACACCTGGCAGCGGGACTTCCGGTAATCGGATACATAGTTCTTCTGATATTTATTACAGATTTTCAGATGGGTGACAGGATACTGCTGGAACCCCTGCTGATCATATTTCTCGCCGCTCTTTTCGCATACCGGTTGCCTGGCGACGGAAAAGACAGTGAGGCCGGGTCGGGGAAAGAACAGAAACCAGAGAAAGCACCGGGGCCTAAGAAAGAACCAGGGCCGGCACAAGACCGGCCCTGA